Proteins from a genomic interval of Euleptes europaea isolate rEulEur1 chromosome 18, rEulEur1.hap1, whole genome shotgun sequence:
- the TRIM72 gene encoding tripartite motif-containing protein 72, producing MSSSQQHLIQGMHQDLSCPICLKLFQSPVTTECGHTFCQECLSRVPKEEDGKATSCPTCQALAKVEQLHINKQMEHLVQCFQQVPRDHCEEHLDPLSVYCEQDRQVICGVCASLGKHKGHNIITAAEAHQRMKRQLPQQQVQLQEAQVRKEKTIALLNRQIAEVEDTVSQFKRQVSEHLGVMRAFLGTLEASLGQEAERVQQQATKALLNERKTMTHYLDQLKQMETVLGEVQEEPQTEFLRKYCLVASRLQKILGESPPIARMDIQLPIISDEFKFQVWRKMFRSLMPALENLTFDPNTAQQNLVVSENCKWVECSEHKQAVSADDPQRFDKSNCVLSRQSFSKGEHYWEVVVSDKPRWALGIISAEAGRKGRLHATPSNGFWLIGCKEGKSYEAHVEHKEPRPLKLERKPNRIGIYLSFDDGVLAFYDASDEDNLVQIFAFRERFTGTVYPFFDVCWHDKGKNSQPLVIYTPESEAQ from the exons ATGTCGAGCTCCCAGCAGCATCTCATCCAAGGCATGCACCAGGACCtcagctgccccatctgcctcaAGCTGTTCCAGTCTCCCGTGACAACGGAATGCGGGCACACCTTCTGCCAGGAGTGCCTGTCTCGGGTGCCCAAGGAAGAGGACGGCAAGGCCACCTCCTGCCCCACCTGCCAGGCTCTCGCCAAGGTGGAGCAGCTGCACATCAACAAGCAGATGGAGCACCTGGTGCAGTGCTTCCAGCAAGTCCCCCGTGACCACTGCGAGGAGCACCTGGACCCCCTGAGCGTCTACTGTGAGCAGGACCGGCAGGTCATCTGCGGGGTGTGCGCTTCTCTGGGCAAGCACAAGGGGCACAACATCATCACCGCCGCTGAGGCCCACCAAAGGATGAAA AGGCAACTTCCCCAGCAGCAAGTCCAACTGCAAGAGGCCCAAGTCCGGAAGGAGAAGACCATTGCCCTGCTGAACCGGCAAATCGCGGAAGTGGAG gATACTGTGTCTCAGTTCAAGCGACAGGTGTCGGAACACCTGGGGGTGATGCGTGCCTTCTTGGGAACCCTGGAGGCCTCCCTGGGCCAGGAGGCCGAGCGTGTGCAGCAGCAAGCCACAAAGGCCTTGCTAAATGAGCGCAAGACCATGACGCACTACCTGGACCAGCTCAAGCAGATGGAGACCGTGCTGGGAGAAGTGCAAGAGGAACCCCAGACTGAGTTTCTCAGG AAATACTGCCTGGTGGCCAGCAG ACTGCAGAAGATCCTGGGAGAATCCCCGCCCATCGCCCGCATGGACATCCAGCTCCCCATCATTTCAGATGAGTTCAAGTTCCAGGTGTGGAGGAAGATGTTCCGTTCACTGATGCCAG ccTTGGAGAACCTGACCTTTGACCCCAACACTGCTCAGCAAAACCTGGTGGTGTCGGAGAACTGCAAGTGGGTGGAGTGCTCTGAGCACAAGCAGGCCGTGAGCGCCGACGACCCGCAGCGCTTCGATAAGTCCAACTGTGTGCTGTCGCGCCAGAGCTTCTCAAAGGGGGAGCATTACTGGGAGGTGGTTGTGAGCGATAAGCCGCGCTGGGCCCTGGGCATCATCTCGGCTGAAGCTGGGCGCAAGGGCCGCCTGCACGCCACCCCGTCCAACGGCTTCTGGCTGATAGGGTGCAAGGAGGGCAAGAGCTACGAGGCCCACGTGGAACACAAGGAGCCACGGCCACTGAAGCTGGAGAGGAAGCCCAACCGCATCGGCATCTACCTCAGCTTTGACGACGGCGTCCTCGCCTTCTATGACGCCAGCGATGAGGACAACCTTGTGCAGATCTTTGCCTTCCGCGAGCGCTTCACGGGCACTGTCTACCCCTTCTTTGACGTCTGCTGGCACGATAAGGGCAAAAACAGCCAACCGCTGGTCATTTATACTCCAGAGTCAGAAGCGCAGTAA